The DNA segment TGGGAGTAGAATAAAAAGCTCCAACTGATGAGTTAGGGCTGCATGGTCCCCTTTGGTGCTGTAATTTTTATGATTTTATGTTCACTTGCTTAAGCAACCAAGTATTACTATTATCACAATGTGTAGAACTGATTTCCATAAATATTGAAAGCGGAGTATTATAACATAGAATACAAGCTAATAAACTCCTTGAAGGACAATGCCATCCTTTGAATAAATTAAGATGTTGTAACATCATACTTTTAATTCAGGAATGATATTCTAAGACCTCATCGTGTTACAATCACATACAGCACTATTTACATCCATAGTAACAGCAACACATTACCAACACTCACATACCAGGTTGCAATCTGAGTAACGGTAACATTTAATTACATACACAAGAGGAAATTGTGGTAACAGTGTTGTCATCTCTAAGCATAGGTCTCCTCTCAGGAACAGCTGCTGGTGTTTTCACCAGGAGAACATATGGGAATGCACAACATATCACAACAAAAGCGTTCCACAGAATGTCACAGGAAAAGCACTTATCTGGGTGAATAACATTTTAATTGTAAGATTGAGAAACAAAAGTGAAAGGCAGCTCCCCGGTGTGTCAGATTTCATAGTTCCTGAATTTCCGAAGCAGTTCTGAAGGAGAGTCTGCCGACCAGCGGAAACGATAATGGCAGCCGTTCACATCGGAAATTCCTGGAGGAAATCAGAATTTGAACAAGTCACTggtggatctcctgtggcattgctcacattgAGTCAGAGGATATAAAAATTGGGATATCTACAAAATGTGACCAGGAAAAGTGTTCCAGGAAGTGTGTATGACACCTACAGGAAGTGCATGTCATATGCAAGACTTAAATACGCTATAGATGTTTACAAAATACTATGAATTTCATAAAAGGGTAATTAAACAGTCATGATAGAAATTTCCAATAGGTTACCAAtttccttgccccccccccccaatctctcagCCACAGCAGCAAGGAGCTACGAATGGGAGTCAGTGGTGGTGAGAGGGCCAGCAACATCATTGAATGATTACATAAGTTTCTTTTGCATTAAGATTACCTGAGTTTCTTTTGCATTAAGATTACCTGAGTTTCTTTTGAATTAAGATTACCTGAGTTTCTTTTGCATTAAGATTACCTGAGTTTCTTTTGCATTAAGATTACCTGAGTTTCTTTTGCATTAAGATTACCTGAGTTTCTTTTGAATTGGTGCCAGTAAAGTTAAGACTGAACAGGACCTAGTCTTATATTTGGCACAAGTGAAAAAAACCAGAGCTCTGGGTCACTGTTGTGATTTTCATGGTCTGCAGCTGCATAGTATTGTAGAGAGATAGAAGTGGATGGGGAGACTGGTTGGTGTAGTGGAGTAAAGCACTGTCCTTTCACTTCAGGCTTGAGTCTTTCCTCCATAGCTGCTTCTACGTTGATGTTGACGGGTGTTCCCGAATCATGGGTCGCCATCAGCCGGTGACAGCACCTGTGGTAAACCTACCAGCTTCATTAAATCAGGACACAGGGAGGACCAGGTATAAAGTGGGTCTTCAAAACTCATTGACTACAAAATCATTTTGTTCCCAGATTATAGAGCATGGCTCACATTAAGCACACAATACAGTCCCCGCCACTTATACCACCCAGGGGGCAACTATCTATACCGGGCAATTAACCATAACCATTTTCTATCACTGTAGAATCACAAAGGCGTCGCTTACAATGTATGGAGCAGGCTGGTTATTTTGGGCAATTCAATAAGCTTTTCGCCCCTTGTTAAAGTGCAATTATCTTAGTTACTGAATGAGGGAAAGAGAATTAGTGAAGACTGATAGGGTTGAGCAGCCACCCAACTAAAGACAAGTCGAGACATGTCCTTGCCTAGCAATTGACTTCCCATGGTACAGATTACTCAAAGCCCGGGAAAAATATACATAAGATAATTAGCTTTGAACTTGCTACTTGGTGAATGACAAACAGAGACAGCCAGTCTGGGAAACAAAGATCAGTCAAATACAGGgaagtcacacctcactccaaaattttcacatcgttcacctgacgaaggaggaagcctccgaaagcttgtgaatttaaaataaaattgctggactataacttggtgttgtaaaattgtttacactccaAACAGGAcacagatcgagtgtgatgggagaaaactcacatctaattgaggtgaacaaagaTAGAGCAATCTTTGTGtgtgcggggtggggtgggggggtaatgGCTGTTCCAAAGCCAGTTGGTTTTAAGTGGTGTTTGAGTGGCAGACAAAGATGCCCAGTCTATGTGTATGAGCTGGGTTTCGGTGGGCATGTCCAAGGTATGAGCGAAGGTAGCATAAAGAGACCATGCTTTGGCTGTTAGAGGGGGTACTGTCTGAAGAGCTCATGCCTAGGTTTTACTGTATCCTGTTTAATGCAGTGTAACACCGATATAAAGGCAAGACAAGAAACAAGGACGAGTCTGCCTATCATTTTACCCGATGGATTTAACTTCATTTAACTTCAGTTACTTAATCCTCTATACTGACTGTTTTAaaagctctgctgatttcagACAAATTGAAATGTTAATTAAATTTCTTTCAGTTTGTACTGTTAACTgttctgcctcagtactgcagtgtggTCAGACACTGCCATTGCTTGTATTGGGAGCATGGTGAAATAGTGGCTGTATTAACAGGAAACTTCGATCTAGATTGTGCAGTGTTTTGTTTAATGGCGCACTCAGTGCTGAATCAGGTCCCAGGTGATCTAGAAACGGCCTTGTGACTATTGCAGGGTGGACCCCACAGTAACCAGAACCTAACCCTGTACTTGCAGTTCTTACCCTGTTGTAGTTGTGACTGGGACATCTGGGTCCATTACCTCCCCCAATGTCTGCACTGGTTCACTGGCACACAAGACCAACCTGGAGGCCAGAACACACGGCCATTTCACCAATTGGTTATATTGCCATCAGAAGGAGCGAGGTGGGAGGACAATCTCAGGAGGCTCCTACAGAAACCACCGCTATTGGTAATGCACACGAGCCAACACAGTAAACGTACTATCGGGTAAAgttgccgatcccacactcccagaCATCACAGATAGTGCTGTTCCATCATCTAGCTAACCTACACCCCTTTAATTTACCTTTAGAAGACTAGATGCATTTATTCTCTTTACGGATGTCATTTCAAATTTACATTTAACTAGAGAGGCTGAAATTTCACTTGTATTTAGCCAAGCGACTATCACAACTCATCATGTTAACGATACTCCAGTGCTACATTTATACAGCTCCAAAATAGGATACTGGGTGTCGTGATCACCTCCATATTCCAATTTCAAATCGGTGGTTGAAAATGGTTCCCAATCACTTTTTAATCTCACTATTGGATGAATCCAGGAAGTACTGGACCAGAAATAAAACTGCAGTCCACATGGCCAGTCCCAAAAATGAACAGTCCTCAATCGCCCACTCGCTCAGATATCAATCCAATCCTCCCTTAAATCTTTCCACCTTCACTGCCCCCACTGCCTCTCTGGTCAGTTCATTCCACACGTCAATCACCCTCTGCTAAAAGTGGTTCAATCTAAACTGCCTGCTCACCTTCCCTCTTCTAGCCTTGAGCCCATGTCCCCTTGTGGCAATCTTGAACATATTGGCAGGAttcaatttatctattccctTAACTAAACCATACAGATTActgtggaacataggaattgctggacaaagaaagaccacagtccatctagttcaccatttaccatcctggtagtcacatggtacaacgataatggagctgttgactaatcagagcaatcaatctctatcaatctgtCTAAcccgacccagacatgaggtgaggaaaacccccagtggtggagagctttgcaaaccagaggtccaaagtcacctgttcctcccaagcccgTTACACTTATCACAGGTCATGTCTCCAATTACTCATAAACTGGATCCCAAAAtgtgtttttcttttaatgcTTACTGTTCAATTTTACATTTGTATAGCTTTTTGAATCAATTCTTCATTTTTCATCCATACACCACAGTCGCATTTTGGGATTTCTGACCAATTTTCCACAGAGAGGATTTGGAAATGAGTTACATTTAAGTGGTTTGTTTTAAAGTGGGTTTACAGCAGTTTAAAATTTTCCTTACACCACATGCTGCACTCTGAGACAAAGGAATGTATATATTAATGAGCCAGTTATTGGAAAGATGTGTTCCACAACAACTTACAACAATGGGTAATTTGTTATCTTATTTTAGAATTCCTACAAACATCCACACCTCTTATCGTTGGGGTGACCCTGTTCATTTGAACCCAGCGTGGGGTATCTGCTGAGAATTGACTCTTGAGAGGGGAGTTGCCGATTTTATTGACAGGCCCACTGGTGAATCATTGAATGGGGAAGTTGGAGGTACAGcattccccccaccctgcccggcccccccatccccccagccCCGGATCAGTTCCTCTGGTCAGAAGTAACAAAAGAGAAAAACCCACATTCCAGGTCAGTCCAGACGATCTGCTAAAAGGCAAGAAAGACCTCGGCAGTTTATTGTAAGACTTGTGCTGAACAAGCCCGTGTAAGCCTCGGCCTGTTTAAATGCTAAAATAGACTAAAAGCAAGTGTAGTTAGCTCACTAACTGGGACAGGGTAGCgtggtttattatttttcttattcaCAAAGAGGGGATTCAAGTTACGTGAAGTAAGTGAGTTTTGATTACAGTTGTTAGTCTGCACAATCACTTATTGTCTATGAAATAAGCAGCCTAGCAATTCATATCTGGTGCCATCTCACTAAAGTGCTTTCAGTCCATTCTctgaaagattagagaagctaAAGTGAGGGCACATGTGAAAGAcatgatatccagttcagatcactggGGGTGCTAATGTTACACCCCTAGATAATGCTAtggtataattagatattgggcattGCGGGCACACTCCTGAGCATAAGATCTTCAGgccacttacaggagtgaccagcaCTGCTGTTCCAAAAGAATATCTAAGACAGACCCAAAGTTTGTAACAATTATAACAACTGGTCTCCTCACTTTTACTTTACTTCTCCAGATACTGTTGAGTTGTCGTTTCCTGCATCTCCACAGCATTACTTCTTGTTTAGTCTTTAAAATTCGGTTTTCTATACTCACGTGGAGAGGTGGGACTTGTTGAAGAATGCTGATCTTCATTAGCCATCCTTTCCTCTTTGATTCCAGCTCCATCCAAATCGGCCTGATCCGCGTTACCAATACGACCATTTCTCCATTCTTCCTCTGCTCTCTTTGTAGAGCCTTCTGAATCTGCAGTCGGTGCCTCCAGCATTGGCTCTTTCTTACCCCTCACTGCCCAGTGCATGGACTAGGAGACAAGATATGACAGAGTCGTAACTCTTCTACAATTTACTAGTAGACAAGTACCAAAGATGTTGTATTCTGTTtagttaacatttttaaaaatgtttttcctggtGTGTGGTATATGCTCCAATACAGAGTTTGTCCCTTTTACAGTTTGCGGAATTAACTCACTGATAATCGCCACAGGTCTGTCAAAATTGCAGCACAAGGATCAATATTTTAATTGTGACACTTAATTGACCTGGGGTAGACTTCATGAATTGGCACTCGTGGTGCGGAGTTTCACACCAACGGAGCTCTCATTGGCAAATTTGGGCGTGAAGGTTAGCGTGCCCTCCGTGATTTTCTATTCGTTAATCTACCCTGACTTTCTACAACCAATGACAAAGCCCATCTTAAGGGGCATCATTTAAGTCAAAATGTTAGGTCCACTTTAGTAATCAAACTTTCTGCAATTGCACTTTTGCTTTGTTAACCCCAAGGGGTTAAATGTTCTGCGTTCGCCTGCCAGACAGGAATGTCGGCCACTGGCAGCTCATGATGGAAAATTGCATGCATACTCGCGATTCTCCAGTACTCAGTGGGCAAACTCGGACAATTACCCCCCGAAGAATGCATTTACACTATGGCAACCAGTCTGAGAAGGGTAGCTACAGAACTGATTCCACCTGGCAGTACCTGCACTCGAATCTCAGGGCCAGGAGAGAGCAGTGTTGATGTGTAAGCTCAAGGCTTTGGTCTCAGAAAGTCTTACAGAGCTCACGAATCTCACAGCCCAAATTCCGGATCCATAATGCAAATTTCTaacattacaaagagatattcaCACTTCCATGGGGATCATCAGGCTTGATATGTTGCCCGTATTCAGTGGTTAATTGTATTTGAATATTATTTGATGTCTGAAGATGTGTTTGTGAATCTGCAGACTGAAGGAAGCAGACAAAGTCATCCAAGCTCATCTTTACCTTCACCGCTTGGCAGTAAACTGGCAGAGGGGATCGcctgcccgttatagaacccgGCTGGTATAGAACCTGGCTGGTATAGAGCCTGCCCGATACAGAACCTGCCCGGTATAGAGCCCGCCCATTATGGAACATGCCCGGTATAGAACATGCCCGGTATAGAGCCTGCCCATTATGGAACATGCCCGGTATAGAACATGCCCGGTATAGAGCCCGCCCGGTATAGAGCCCGCCCGGTATAGAATAtgccccgattttcatttccattgatttccatGAAAATCCACTTCAGAGGTGAAGGTTAAAAGTATCCTCGTCACCTCTGATCTGCCCCATCAGTGGACTTTCTGAATGGAAGGCAGTTAAGCTGAGATTTTCCTATTGCCATTATTTTAAGTCCAGCATCAATTCATTCATTTTAAATAGTTTAACAACACGCTAAACACACCCATTGGAAAATCTCGGTTTTGAAGTCTCAGGTTTGACATATGTGATGGTGTTTGCAGGATAGGGCAGCCTACAGAATGATCAGGCAACCTCTTCAATTCAGGGATTTGGTGCAGCCTGTTTAAACATttgatggcagtttgagaatagactggacAAACTCTGCCCAAGCAACAGGAGAGGGGAACTCAGAGCTTTGTGGATTACAGAACTGAGGAAACAATCACAGCCCCTCACTGAGCTTGCTGATAGACATTTTGTCTGGCGACCGTTTGATTATAAACATTGGGGTAAATGTTTGTCTTTGCACAAAGCAGTGCCTTGGCGGAATGCGTGGAGGTACATGACCATAACACAGCTCGCCCACTATTTTAAGGGACGGAAAACCTTGCGGGTTCTGTTACTGGCTGGCGAACCTCCCTGCCTGATCCTCTGTGTGCTCTGCCCAGCTGATTCTCTGTGAAGACAAAGATCTACCCGATTGTGTCCAACTGTTCTGTCCTACTTAATTACTTCAATTAAAAATGTTCACTGCAAGGTGATGATGTTATCCTGTGAGGAAACATTAGTCAGATAAATCCTTCTTTCCTTTCATTTAAAGTGCAAAGAAAGTAACCAGGGGCAGCAAGTTAAACTGCAGAGCCAGCAACAGAAGGTTTAAAGATTTGGAAACTGCTCCCAGCACCTTCAGTGATCCCACTGCACCAGCATGACAAGTAAAGCTTCTATTGTTCTGTCACATCAAAGATACATTAAAACCCACGCAGCTTTAAATCAGGGC comes from the Heptranchias perlo isolate sHepPer1 chromosome 21, sHepPer1.hap1, whole genome shotgun sequence genome and includes:
- the dnajc12 gene encoding dnaJ homolog subfamily C member 12, translated to MDGTVNRTAEGPDDYYRILGCDELSTTEQIIAEFKAKALGCHPDKHPQNPKAVEQFQKLQQAKETLTNKDQRSHYDHWRRSRIAIPFQQWEALSDAVKMSMHWAVRGKKEPMLEAPTADSEGSTKRAEEEWRNGRIGNADQADLDGAGIKEERMANEDQHSSTSPTSPRISDVNGCHYRFRWSADSPSELLRKFRNYEI